In Thermofilum pendens Hrk 5, the sequence GTAGTATAAGCGTCGAGGAGGCCTCCAACCTGGTCGAGGTGTTCGCCGAGACCGTTAAGCTCGTAGAGGTGCTGAGCCCCCACCCGTACGAGGCGGAGATACTGGAGACAGCCGCCAAGCTGGGGTTAACGGCTTACGACGCGTCCTACGTGGTGCTAGCGATAAGGAACGGTTTATCCCTGGTGACCGAGGACAGGGTGCTGAGGGAGAAGGCGAAAGGCGTAGTTAAAGCTGTGAGCCTAAGGGAAGTACTCTAGAGCGCACGCTCAAACAGGC encodes:
- a CDS encoding type II toxin-antitoxin system VapC family toxin; this translates as MERRFLLDASSVVQALKLGNLRVIYGNYIQWLTVYEVVNALWKEALLAGSISVEEASNLVEVFAETVKLVEVLSPHPYEAEILETAAKLGLTAYDASYVVLAIRNGLSLVTEDRVLREKAKGVVKAVSLREVL